Proteins from one Sarcophilus harrisii chromosome 2, mSarHar1.11, whole genome shotgun sequence genomic window:
- the ATOX1 gene encoding copper transport protein ATOX1, whose amino-acid sequence MPKHEFSVDMTCEGCANAVTRVLNKLGGVQFDIDLPNKKVCIDSEHNVETLLETLKKTGKTTTFLGTK is encoded by the exons ATGCCG AAACATGAGTTCTCTGTGGACATGACCTGTGAGGGCTGTGCTAATGCAGTCACCCGAGTCCTCAACAAGCTAGGTG GGGTCCAGTTTGACATCGACCTGCCCAACAAGAAAGTGTGCATCGATTCAGAGCATAatgtggaaacactgctggagaCTCTGAAGAAAACGGGAAAGACCACCACCTTCCTTGGGACCAAGTAG